One window of Phalacrocorax carbo chromosome 1, bPhaCar2.1, whole genome shotgun sequence genomic DNA carries:
- the ITM2B gene encoding integral membrane protein 2B isoform X1, whose product MVKVSFNSALAQKEAAKKEENSQVLILPPDAKDPEDAVPVGQRRAWCWCMCFGLAFMLAGVILGGAYLYKYFAFQQGGVYFCGIKYIEDGLSLPEPGAEAQSARYHTIEQNIQILEEEDVEFISVPVPEFADSDPADIVHDFHRRLTAYLDLSLDKCYVIPLNTSVVMPPKNFLELLINIKAGTYLPQSYLIHEQMIVTDRIENVDQLGFFIYRLCRGKETYKLQRKEAMKGIQKREAANCRKIRHFENRFAMETLICEQ is encoded by the exons ATGGTGAAGGTGTCGTTCAACTCTGCGTTGGCGCAGAAGGAGGCGGCGAAGAAGGAGGAGAACAGCCAGGTGCTGATCCTGCCGCCGGACGCCAAG GACCCTGAGGATGCTGTGCCTGTCGGGCAGAGGAGGGCCTGGTGTTGGTGCATGTGCTTTGGATTGGCCTTTATGCTGGCTGGTGTGATCCTGGGCGGTGCCTATCTgtacaaatattttgcattccAG cAGGGTGGTGTGTATTTCTGTGGAATAAAGTACATTGAAGACGGCTTAAGTTTACCTGAGCCTGGGGCAGAGGCTCAGAGTGCCCGCTACCACACGATTGAGCAAAATATTCAGATCCTGGAGGAGGAAGATGTTGAGTTTATCAGTGTGCCAGTCCCCGAGTTTGCTGATAGTGATCCTGCTGATATCGTCCATGACTTCCACCGg AGACTCACTGCCTATCTTGACCTTAGCCTGGATAAGTGCTATGTGATTCCTCTGAACACTTCAGTTGTTATGCCACCTAAAAATTTCCTGGAGCTGCTCATCAACATCAAG GCTGGAACATATTTGCCACAGTCCTATTTGATTCATGAACAGATGATTGTTACTGATCGCATTGAAAATGTGGATCAGCTGGGATTCTTTATTTACCGCCTCTGCCGTGGCAAGGAAACCTATAAACTACAGCGCAAAGAAGCCATGAAAG GAATTCAGAAGCGTGAAGCCGCCAATTGCCGAAAGATTCGACACTTTGAGAACAGGTTTGCTATGGAGACGCTCATCTGTGAACAGTAA
- the ITM2B gene encoding integral membrane protein 2B isoform X2: protein MVKVSFNSALAQKEAAKKEENSQVLILPPDAKDPEDAVPVGQRRAWCWCMCFGLAFMLAGVILGGAYLYKYFAFQGGVYFCGIKYIEDGLSLPEPGAEAQSARYHTIEQNIQILEEEDVEFISVPVPEFADSDPADIVHDFHRRLTAYLDLSLDKCYVIPLNTSVVMPPKNFLELLINIKAGTYLPQSYLIHEQMIVTDRIENVDQLGFFIYRLCRGKETYKLQRKEAMKGIQKREAANCRKIRHFENRFAMETLICEQ from the exons ATGGTGAAGGTGTCGTTCAACTCTGCGTTGGCGCAGAAGGAGGCGGCGAAGAAGGAGGAGAACAGCCAGGTGCTGATCCTGCCGCCGGACGCCAAG GACCCTGAGGATGCTGTGCCTGTCGGGCAGAGGAGGGCCTGGTGTTGGTGCATGTGCTTTGGATTGGCCTTTATGCTGGCTGGTGTGATCCTGGGCGGTGCCTATCTgtacaaatattttgcattccAG GGTGGTGTGTATTTCTGTGGAATAAAGTACATTGAAGACGGCTTAAGTTTACCTGAGCCTGGGGCAGAGGCTCAGAGTGCCCGCTACCACACGATTGAGCAAAATATTCAGATCCTGGAGGAGGAAGATGTTGAGTTTATCAGTGTGCCAGTCCCCGAGTTTGCTGATAGTGATCCTGCTGATATCGTCCATGACTTCCACCGg AGACTCACTGCCTATCTTGACCTTAGCCTGGATAAGTGCTATGTGATTCCTCTGAACACTTCAGTTGTTATGCCACCTAAAAATTTCCTGGAGCTGCTCATCAACATCAAG GCTGGAACATATTTGCCACAGTCCTATTTGATTCATGAACAGATGATTGTTACTGATCGCATTGAAAATGTGGATCAGCTGGGATTCTTTATTTACCGCCTCTGCCGTGGCAAGGAAACCTATAAACTACAGCGCAAAGAAGCCATGAAAG GAATTCAGAAGCGTGAAGCCGCCAATTGCCGAAAGATTCGACACTTTGAGAACAGGTTTGCTATGGAGACGCTCATCTGTGAACAGTAA